A genomic window from Pecten maximus chromosome 2, xPecMax1.1, whole genome shotgun sequence includes:
- the LOC117321657 gene encoding chromatin assembly factor 1 subunit A-A-like produces the protein MVTSWIYSLVILPLVLEVSSSRRLSIGPEAQRLCRSYRKVCSPGRFCAMQYFIKPRNISLPICVPEHIIPAEQKICDLQPDQGNCGARYIRWFYHKGQNKCNWFYYGGCDGNQNNFKSKHQCEETCRAAIDNNAHTNRNNAIALPVKTSPVVISEPIFLPERSNQINRPFSLRSKKVVKHDKERRRKRRLRDRKKRRLQKLRRRRRKLNVTPRKRRRDGKISGRKRKNRKKRRQGRKHKKKNKNKKNKTHKGKKDKMVAEKEEDKERNNENQMTNEKRKHDKTTTDIDTESQSLVKTLTVLDSGDEETTEDRES, from the exons GTGAGTAGTTCCCGACGACTTTCTATTGGACCGGAAGCGCAGAGATTATGCAGAAGCTATCGGAAGGTGTGCTCCCCCGGCAGATTCTGTGCAATGCAGTACTTCATTAAACCCAGAAATATTTCATTGCCAATATGCGTCCCAGAACATATCATTCCGG CTGAACAAAAGATTTGTGATCTTCAGCCGGACCAGGGTAACTGTGGAGCTCGCTACATCAGGTGGTTCTATCATAAAGGCCAAAACAAATGTAACTGGTTCTACTATGGTGGATGTGACGGAAATCAAAATAACTTCAAAAGCAAACATCAATGTGAGGAAACTTGTCGTGCAGCAATTGACAACAATGCGCATACTAACCGGAACAATGCTATTGCGCTTCCGGTTAAAACAAGCCCAGTAGTGATATCTGAACCTATTTTTCTACCAGAAAGATCAAATCAAATAAATCGGCCGTTTTCGCTGAGATCTAAAAAGGTGGTAAAACATGATAAGGAGCGACGACGAAAGCGTAGATTACGGGACAGGAAGAAGCGAAGGTTACAGAAACTGCGCAGGCGGAGACGGAAGTTAAACGTTACTCCCCGAAAACGTAGACGCGATGGCAAAATTTCGGGACGGAAACGTAAAAATAGAAAGAAGAGGCGACAAGGAAGAAAGCATAAAAAGAAGAATAAgaataaaaagaacaaaacacaTAAGGGCAAGAAAGACAAGATGGTAGCGGAGAAAGAGGAGGATAAAGAACGtaataatgaaaatcaaatgaCAAATGAAAAACGTAAACATGATAAAACGACAACGGATATAGACACAGAAAGTCAATCTTTGGTAAAAACATTAACAGTCCTTGATTCCGGTGACGAGGAAACAACAGAAGATAGGGAGAGCTAA